ATATGAAGGCGATATGCCAGATACGTCGGTGACAGGTTTAACCAGCGTAATGGTGCGAATGACGGATGCCGATCAACCAGATAAAACGACGTTGATCAAGGTTCCGATTCAAGTGATCGATGAAACACCACCATCTAGAGGTCTTTATATTGCAGCGAACAATTTTAATAGCAGACCAGAATCATTTCAAAACTTGACTGAAAGCGAAGTCAATAAACTGATTCTTAAAAAATCTGAAGCGATTGCTTGGGATGTTGCAACTGGTTCAAGTAAAGATATCACGCTTTCAGTAGAGTCAACGACATTACCACTGAATCCTGAACAAGGAAGCTATAAGGCAACTTTAAAAGCTGTTCGTGGGACAGAAGTAACCAAAAAAACAATCACGATCGATATTCAAAGCAACCAAAAAGTGAACGTGGAATTCGTAGATGAAACAGGCGATTCTTTACATGACAAAATTACTTTTGATAAGATCATCGGCACAACGATCGATCTAACGGAAGAAACAGAAGTCCAACAAGCCTTGGAATCAATTCTGGCAAAGAACTATCAGTTAGTCAAAAAACCAGATAACGAAACCAAAATTCCAGTTACAAGTGAAGAGAGTACAGTACAATATCAATTTAAAGGGATGTTATTCGTACAGTCTTCACCAACCTTTTTGAATTTTGGTCGTAAAACGTTAGGAATTCCGTTTATAAAGGTAGAAAAAGCGAAGTATGATAAACCATTGATTGTTTGGGATAATCGTAAAAATGGCGGAGCATGGGATCTAACAGCAACGTTGAAGAAACCACTGACAAGCCAAGAAGATCCAAGCAAAGTCTTACCTTCTGCTATCCGTTATAAGATAAGTGACGCGGAAACGGTTGTTTTATCGGAAAATGAGACACAATCGATAGCAGAAAGAACACATGAAACCAAAGGGCAATACAATGTAAGTTCAGAATGGGATAAAAATCAGTCAGGCTTACTGTTAGAAGTTCCTTCTGGTGAAGTGTTACAAGCAGGTGGCTACCGCGCAACGATTCTATGGCAAGTAGAACAAACACCTTAATAGACAAATGAAAAAGTTTCGCCCAAAAGAATTTATGATGGGTGAAGCTTTTTCTGGCGAGTTCGTTGTATTTTTTGTTTTTAACTTCTAAAAAAATAACAATTATCGATCCATATTATTCGTTTTATTCAAAGAAATTCTATACAATATAGTTAGCAAATAAGTAATGTGTTAATGGAGGGATAATAATGAATAACGTTATGGAGCAATTAAGAAAATATGCATTGTTACGAGGAATTGTTTATATGATTTTTGGGTTGTTGATTTTGATCAATCCTAGAAGTGTGTTTCAGGTGGCTGTCTACTTTATATCAGCCTATATTGCAATAATCGGTGTGTTAAATCTTTATGATGGTTTTAAAGTCAAAAAAGCTACGGGCACATATGGAATGAGTTTTCTAGGTGGGATCGTTTTATTAGTGATTGCAGGAATCGTGCTAGTCTTTGCAAAAGGAATCGTAAGTATTCTACCGATTTTCCTTGGTCTAGTGATCGTGGTTGTTGGTGTTACTCGTGCGATCCAATCAGTGAATTTACGGACGTATGTCAATGTTAGCTGGCTGCCGATGCTGATTTATAGCGTGATTTTGATTATTGCTGGATTGGTTTTAACCTTTAATCCATTCAGTAGCTTACTAGTACTTTTCCAATTATTTGGTGGTATTCTGATTTTTATGGGCATTGGCGAAATTGTTTCATTTTTCCAATTGCGTAATATTAAGTAGCACTAAAAGAGAAGCTGATTTCCAGCTTCTTTTTTTTGCCCGATAAACCACTATTAATTTGGAGGAGTCGATAAATAGTTTGAAAAAATCAAAACATCAACATTTTTAACAAAGTTTGAAATAGCTTATAATTTAACCAGCTTAATAAAAGTAAAAGAGGTATCGATATGAAACATGAAATGATTTCACCTAACAAAAATTATCCATTTAAACTCTTTTCATTCACATCTAGAAACCCAGATCGAATGATTTCAACGCATTGGCATGAAAGTGCTGAGTTATTGTATTGTTTGAAAGGGACTTTAGAAGTCCGTTTTCCCCAGATAACGTATGTGTTAGAGCCAGGGGATACATTATTCATCAATTCAAATATCATCCATTCTTCTAGAAGTCCGTTACCCAATGAAGTATTTGTGATGCAGTTTCCGCTTCCTTTTTTGAAAGAAATGACACAGCAACAGTACAATGATCGCTTTTTATTTAATTTGATTCCATTAAAACGAAAAGATCCGATTGTTCAATCCTTATTGAATGACATTTATCACGATTATCAGGAAAATGACTTATCCATGAATTTACTGGTCAAAAGTCGGGTGTTGGCGTTTCTTTCTGTGTTAACTAAACATTATAGTATCCCGATAGCGACTAAACAAACCATCAAAAGCTTGAAACATTTAGAGCGGCTAAAACAAATCAATGAATATGTGCAAATGAATTATAATCAGTCACTGAGGTTAGAACAAGTAGCAGAAACTTTTAACTATGATCCTGCCTATTTTTCACGATTTTTCAAGAAATATATGGGCATTCCTTTTTCTGAATATGTAAATACCGTTCGATTGGAGCACGCTTATTATCAATTAAGAGATACTGATATGACCGTATTAGATATTGCGATGGCAAATGGTTTTTTCTCAGTGAAGTCATTCTACAATGTGTTTAAAAAGAATTACACCTTGTCTCCACAACAATATCGACAAAAATATTTTAAATAAAAAAGTCATTATTTTTCCGATTTGAAGACGAAATTAGCACAGAAATATGAAGGAATACTCAGTATACTGAATTTAAGTAAAGCGCTTACTGGATATTGAGAGGGGAAATAAACATGAAGAAAAAGTTAATCGGTCTTTTTGATAAGGTGAGTCCATTTTTTGATAAAATGGGAAATAATCCTTATCTTCAAGCTATTTCTGGCGCCATGATGTCAACATTAGGTCCAGTCTTTATCGGTTCGATTGCGGTATTATTAGTTGTTTTTATGAACATGTCTAAAACGTTACAAGAATTTACACAAGTGATTGCATTATTAGGAAAAGTCAATACCTTTACGATTGGTTCTCTGGCATTATACATTTCAGTTTTGATGGCGATCAATTTAGTTCGTAAATTGGATGAAAAAGAAGATTACGTTGCGG
This sequence is a window from Enterococcus sp. 7F3_DIV0205. Protein-coding genes within it:
- a CDS encoding AraC family transcriptional regulator, encoding MKHEMISPNKNYPFKLFSFTSRNPDRMISTHWHESAELLYCLKGTLEVRFPQITYVLEPGDTLFINSNIIHSSRSPLPNEVFVMQFPLPFLKEMTQQQYNDRFLFNLIPLKRKDPIVQSLLNDIYHDYQENDLSMNLLVKSRVLAFLSVLTKHYSIPIATKQTIKSLKHLERLKQINEYVQMNYNQSLRLEQVAETFNYDPAYFSRFFKKYMGIPFSEYVNTVRLEHAYYQLRDTDMTVLDIAMANGFFSVKSFYNVFKKNYTLSPQQYRQKYFK
- a CDS encoding HdeD family acid-resistance protein produces the protein MNNVMEQLRKYALLRGIVYMIFGLLILINPRSVFQVAVYFISAYIAIIGVLNLYDGFKVKKATGTYGMSFLGGIVLLVIAGIVLVFAKGIVSILPIFLGLVIVVVGVTRAIQSVNLRTYVNVSWLPMLIYSVILIIAGLVLTFNPFSSLLVLFQLFGGILIFMGIGEIVSFFQLRNIK